The Rhododendron vialii isolate Sample 1 chromosome 5a, ASM3025357v1 genome contains a region encoding:
- the LOC131326996 gene encoding replication factor C subunit 3-like, with the protein MGKTMLTVARKLYGMQMHNMVLELNASDECGIDIVRQQIHDFASTQIFSFGSKKKAERQCYHPCGGSETITKTPPQPQDCKMLAMAQNHHNSQDWKHN; encoded by the exons ATGGGCAAGACGATGCTTACGGTGGCCCGAAAACTGTACGGGATGCAAATGCACAACATGGTCTTGGAGCTGAATGCGTCGGACGAATGCGGGATCGATATTGTTAGGCAGCAGATTCATGATTTTGCTAGCACTCAGATCTTCTCTTTTGG GTCAAAGAAGAAGGCGGAGAGGCAATGCTACCACCCATGTGGTGGTTCAGAAACCATAACAAAGACGCCACCACAACCCCAAGATTGCAAGATGCTCGCCATGGCACAAAACCACCACAACTCCCAAGATTGGAAGCACAATTAG